In one window of Polaromonas naphthalenivorans CJ2 DNA:
- a CDS encoding acetyl-CoA C-acetyltransferase: protein MEEIVIVSAGRTAVGKFGGSLAKIPATELGAAVIKAVLARSGLNAEQIGEVIMGQVLAAGAGQNPARQSVLKAGFPQGIPGLTINAVCGSGLKAVMLAAQAVATGDSEIVIAGGQENMSASPHVLNGSRDGQRMGDWKMVDTMIVDGLWDVYNQYHMGITAENVAKKYNINREAQDALALASQTKAAAAQDAGKFKDEIIPISIPQKKGDPLVFSADEFINRKTSAEGLAGLRPAFDKAGGVTAGNASGLNDGAAAVMVMTAKKAAALGLTPLARIASYATAGLDPAYMGMGPVPASTKALQRAGWNAQDLDLLEINEAFAAQACAVNQEMGWDTSKVNVNGGAIAIGHPIGASGCRILVTLLHEMVRRDAKKGIASLCIGGGMGVALTLER from the coding sequence ATGGAAGAGATCGTTATCGTTTCAGCAGGCCGGACTGCCGTTGGCAAATTTGGCGGTTCGCTGGCGAAAATACCTGCAACCGAGCTGGGCGCTGCCGTCATCAAGGCGGTGCTGGCGCGCTCGGGCTTGAACGCTGAACAGATTGGCGAAGTCATCATGGGCCAGGTGCTGGCTGCGGGTGCAGGCCAGAATCCAGCTCGTCAGTCCGTGCTCAAGGCCGGTTTTCCGCAGGGCATCCCGGGCCTCACGATCAATGCCGTTTGTGGCTCCGGTCTGAAAGCCGTCATGCTCGCGGCGCAGGCCGTTGCGACTGGCGACAGCGAGATCGTGATTGCCGGTGGCCAGGAAAACATGAGTGCTTCGCCACATGTATTGAACGGTTCGCGTGATGGTCAGCGCATGGGCGACTGGAAAATGGTTGACACCATGATTGTGGACGGCCTGTGGGACGTCTACAACCAGTACCACATGGGCATCACGGCAGAAAACGTGGCCAAGAAATACAACATCAACCGCGAAGCCCAGGATGCACTGGCCCTTGCCAGCCAGACCAAGGCAGCTGCGGCGCAGGATGCAGGCAAATTCAAGGACGAAATCATCCCGATTTCGATTCCCCAGAAAAAGGGTGATCCGCTGGTGTTTTCTGCCGACGAATTCATCAACCGTAAAACCAGCGCCGAAGGCCTGGCAGGCTTGCGCCCCGCGTTTGACAAGGCCGGTGGCGTGACTGCAGGCAACGCATCCGGTTTGAACGATGGTGCTGCAGCCGTCATGGTCATGACCGCCAAAAAAGCCGCTGCCCTGGGCCTGACGCCGCTGGCGCGCATTGCCAGCTACGCCACCGCCGGGCTGGACCCAGCCTACATGGGCATGGGTCCGGTGCCCGCCTCGACCAAGGCATTGCAGCGTGCCGGCTGGAACGCCCAGGATCTCGACCTGCTTGAAATCAATGAAGCCTTTGCAGCGCAGGCCTGCGCAGTCAACCAGGAAATGGGTTGGGACACCAGCAAGGTCAACGTCAATGGTGGCGCGATTGCCATTGGTCACCCGATTGGCGCGTCCGGTTGCCGTATTCTGGTGACGCTGCTGCACGAGATGGTGCGGCGTGATGCCAAAAAAGGCATTGCCAGCCTGTGTATCGGCGGCGGCATGGGGGTTGCCCTCACACTCGAACGCTAA
- a CDS encoding antibiotic biosynthesis monooxygenase family protein: MILELADIRIQPGQQAAFDEAIERGVRTVIANAKGFQGYKVNKGIESPERYLLQIFWETLENHTVDFRESPAYAEWRTIVGPFFAGPPTVEHFNLLVKSD; the protein is encoded by the coding sequence ATGATTCTTGAACTTGCCGACATCCGCATTCAACCCGGCCAGCAGGCGGCTTTTGACGAAGCCATCGAACGCGGCGTGCGCACCGTCATTGCCAACGCCAAGGGTTTCCAGGGCTACAAAGTCAACAAGGGCATCGAAAGCCCCGAGCGCTACCTGCTGCAAATCTTCTGGGAAACGCTTGAAAACCATACCGTCGATTTTCGCGAGTCACCCGCCTATGCCGAATGGCGCACGATTGTCGGACCGTTTTTTGCGGGGCCACCCACGGTGGAGCATTTCAACCTGCTGGTCAAATCGGATTGA
- the rfaE1 gene encoding D-glycero-beta-D-manno-heptose-7-phosphate kinase encodes MNLNLTITPQKIASARVLVVGDAMLDRYWYGAVDRISPEAPVPVVRVTRTEERIGAAANVAYNIVTLGAQASLLSVVGEDEASHTLEHLVAKTGITPYFGRDAKLKTTVKLRVIGRQQQLLRLDFENTPEHEVLASQSATFEKLYPQHDAVLFSDYGKGGLAHIVTMIAQARAAGKVVLVDPKGSDFARYKNASVITPNRAELEQVIGLWSNEAELHTKTHNLRAALNLQAVLVTRSEEGMTLFDAQGELHVPTVAREVFDVTGAGDTVIATLATMAAAGMSLRDAVPIANRAAGIVVGKFGTATVNYSELFAFS; translated from the coding sequence ATGAACTTGAACTTGACAATAACTCCTCAAAAAATTGCTTCAGCCCGCGTTCTGGTGGTTGGAGATGCCATGCTGGACCGCTATTGGTACGGTGCCGTGGACCGCATTTCGCCCGAGGCCCCGGTTCCCGTCGTGCGCGTGACACGTACCGAAGAACGCATCGGCGCAGCGGCCAACGTGGCCTACAACATCGTGACGCTGGGCGCGCAAGCTTCATTGCTAAGCGTGGTGGGCGAGGACGAAGCCAGCCATACGCTGGAACACTTGGTTGCGAAGACCGGCATCACGCCCTATTTTGGCCGCGATGCGAAGCTCAAGACCACCGTCAAGCTGCGGGTGATCGGGCGACAGCAGCAACTGCTGCGGCTGGATTTTGAAAATACGCCTGAGCATGAAGTGCTGGCCTCCCAATCCGCGACCTTTGAAAAGCTGTATCCGCAGCATGATGCAGTGCTGTTTTCAGACTACGGCAAGGGCGGACTGGCACACATCGTGACCATGATTGCCCAGGCACGCGCTGCCGGCAAGGTGGTCCTGGTTGATCCCAAAGGTTCGGACTTTGCACGCTACAAAAATGCCAGCGTCATCACGCCCAACCGGGCAGAGCTTGAACAGGTGATTGGCCTCTGGAGCAATGAAGCCGAACTGCACACTAAAACCCATAATCTGCGTGCCGCACTCAACCTGCAGGCCGTGCTGGTGACGCGCAGCGAAGAAGGCATGACGCTGTTCGATGCACAGGGAGAACTGCATGTACCCACGGTGGCCAGAGAGGTGTTTGACGTCACCGGTGCGGGCGATACCGTGATTGCCACACTGGCCACGATGGCGGCGGCCGGCATGAGTCTGCGTGATGCCGTACCGATTGCCAACCGTGCTGCTGGCATTGTCGTCGGCAAGTTTGGTACGGCCACCGTCAATTACAGCGAACTCTTCGCATTCTCCTGA
- a CDS encoding roadblock/LC7 domain-containing protein produces MRTDMFQQALEDLNGSTADIEASALISTDGLMIASALPHGMDEDRIGAMSAALLSLGERTARELARGTLARVLIQGERGYVIMSSAGPEAVLTVLAKSNAKLGLIFLDIKRAAETLSKLI; encoded by the coding sequence ATGCGCACAGACATGTTTCAGCAGGCGCTGGAGGACCTGAACGGTTCAACAGCCGATATCGAGGCTTCAGCCTTGATATCCACCGATGGCTTGATGATTGCCTCGGCCCTGCCGCACGGCATGGACGAAGACCGGATTGGTGCCATGTCTGCTGCCTTGCTGTCTCTGGGCGAACGTACCGCCCGCGAACTGGCGCGCGGTACGCTGGCGCGGGTACTGATTCAGGGCGAGCGCGGCTACGTGATCATGAGTTCGGCGGGCCCCGAGGCGGTGCTGACGGTGCTGGCCAAGTCCAATGCCAAGCTGGGCCTGATCTTTCTGGACATCAAGCGGGCCGCCGAGACGCTGTCCAAGCTGATCTAA
- a CDS encoding PAS domain-containing protein: protein MRLPDMTRPTADAVESRLTYTDGASRTVFATEVEVPFPEGRLIVSRTDLDGIITHANDAFVELSGWVRDELIGKPHHILRHPDMPKVAFKDLWNTVSEGKKWHGYVKNLRKDGSYYWVYATAVPNIRNGQIAGYTSVRRKPSRTRIDELIPVYRQWLEQEKEKIAS, encoded by the coding sequence ATGAGACTTCCCGACATGACCAGGCCGACCGCAGACGCTGTCGAGTCACGGCTGACCTACACCGACGGTGCTTCCCGAACCGTCTTTGCCACAGAGGTGGAGGTGCCGTTCCCCGAAGGGCGCCTGATTGTGTCGCGCACCGACCTTGACGGCATCATCACCCATGCCAACGACGCCTTCGTCGAGCTGAGCGGCTGGGTGCGCGATGAGCTGATCGGCAAGCCGCACCACATCTTGCGCCACCCCGACATGCCCAAAGTCGCTTTCAAGGATCTCTGGAACACGGTTTCGGAAGGCAAGAAATGGCATGGTTACGTCAAGAACCTGCGCAAGGATGGCTCCTACTACTGGGTCTATGCAACGGCTGTCCCCAATATCCGCAATGGGCAAATTGCAGGCTACACCTCGGTACGCCGCAAGCCTTCGCGCACACGCATTGACGAGCTGATTCCGGTGTACCGCCAGTGGCTGGAGCAGGAGAAGGAAAAAATCGCATCATGA
- the phaC gene encoding class I poly(R)-hydroxyalkanoic acid synthase yields the protein MNFEPSWTQAAQQMQETLGAGLTQAMSSLGGGAAPGFPAMDLSVFKTLAPSQPSITFEPSKLLELQQRYIAGASAIWNQGLQATDAAVVAPDRRFSDPAWQASPVSKFLASAYQLNASTLMGLAEAVESDAKTKARLRFAVEQWMAASAPSNFLALNAEAQKKAIETKGESIARGLANMLHDMKQGHVSMTDESIFEVGKNVATTEGAVVFENEFFQLLEYKALTDKVYEKPFLMVPPCINKFYILDLQPENSLIRYATAQGHRTFVMSWRNPDQSMSAKTWDDYIENAPIKAIEVVREITGADTINALGFCVGGTILGTALSVLAARGEKPVESVTLLTSLLDFSDTGILDIFIDETSVKYREAEMGKGGLLKGKELASTFSFLRPNDLVWNYVVGNYLKGETPPPFDLLYWNSDSTNLPGPFYAWYLRNTYFENNLIKPGKTVVCGEKVDLGKLDMPFYIYGSREDHIVPIGGAYASTQVLPGKKRFVMGASGHIAGVINPPAKKKRSYWTNDKLASSRTSGDKYPAAQDDWQKDATEHAGSWWPDWSEWLQGHAGKQSAAPKTYGSRKYKAIEPAPGRYVKVKA from the coding sequence ATGAATTTTGAACCTAGCTGGACACAAGCGGCCCAACAAATGCAGGAAACCCTGGGGGCAGGTCTCACGCAGGCCATGTCCTCTCTGGGGGGCGGAGCCGCACCTGGTTTTCCTGCAATGGACCTGTCGGTGTTCAAGACCCTGGCTCCATCCCAGCCCTCGATCACCTTCGAGCCATCCAAATTACTCGAACTTCAGCAGCGCTATATAGCAGGTGCTTCGGCTATCTGGAACCAGGGCCTTCAAGCCACCGATGCGGCAGTGGTTGCGCCTGATCGCCGCTTCTCCGATCCGGCTTGGCAGGCCAGTCCGGTTTCAAAATTCCTGGCATCGGCCTACCAGCTCAACGCCAGCACCCTGATGGGCCTGGCTGAAGCCGTTGAAAGCGACGCCAAAACCAAGGCTCGCCTGCGTTTCGCAGTCGAGCAGTGGATGGCGGCTTCAGCGCCCAGCAACTTCCTGGCGCTGAATGCCGAAGCCCAGAAAAAAGCCATCGAAACCAAAGGCGAAAGCATTGCCAGGGGCTTGGCGAACATGCTGCACGACATGAAGCAGGGCCATGTCTCGATGACCGATGAGAGTATTTTTGAAGTCGGCAAAAACGTCGCCACCACCGAAGGCGCGGTGGTGTTTGAAAACGAATTTTTCCAGTTGCTCGAATACAAGGCATTGACGGACAAGGTGTATGAAAAGCCTTTCCTGATGGTTCCGCCTTGCATCAACAAGTTCTACATCCTCGACCTGCAGCCCGAAAACTCCCTGATTCGCTATGCGACGGCCCAAGGCCACAGAACCTTCGTGATGAGTTGGCGCAATCCGGATCAGTCCATGTCTGCAAAAACCTGGGACGACTACATTGAGAACGCACCCATCAAGGCCATCGAGGTGGTGCGCGAGATTACAGGCGCCGACACCATCAATGCGCTCGGTTTTTGCGTGGGTGGCACTATCTTGGGCACAGCGCTGTCGGTGCTGGCGGCGCGCGGCGAAAAGCCGGTTGAAAGCGTCACGCTGCTGACGTCATTGCTGGACTTTAGCGACACCGGAATCCTGGACATCTTCATTGATGAAACATCGGTCAAATACCGTGAAGCCGAGATGGGCAAGGGCGGTTTGCTCAAGGGCAAGGAGTTGGCTTCAACCTTCAGCTTTCTGCGCCCGAACGACCTGGTCTGGAACTATGTCGTCGGCAACTACCTCAAGGGTGAAACGCCGCCGCCGTTCGATCTGCTGTACTGGAATAGTGATTCGACCAACCTGCCTGGGCCGTTTTATGCCTGGTATCTGCGCAACACCTATTTTGAAAACAACCTGATCAAGCCTGGAAAAACCGTGGTCTGCGGCGAGAAGGTTGATCTCGGCAAGCTCGACATGCCGTTTTACATCTACGGCTCGCGTGAAGACCATATTGTGCCGATTGGCGGGGCGTATGCCTCCACGCAAGTTTTGCCGGGCAAGAAGCGCTTCGTGATGGGTGCTTCCGGCCACATCGCCGGCGTCATCAATCCTCCGGCCAAAAAGAAGCGCAGCTACTGGACCAATGACAAGCTGGCTTCCAGCCGGACTTCCGGTGACAAGTACCCTGCCGCGCAGGATGACTGGCAGAAAGACGCGACCGAGCATGCCGGCAGCTGGTGGCCAGACTGGTCCGAATGGCTGCAGGGACACGCAGGTAAACAGAGCGCGGCACCAAAAACCTATGGCAGCCGCAAGTACAAGGCCATCGAACCTGCGCCAGGGCGCTACGTCAAGGTCAAGGCCTGA
- the maiA gene encoding maleylacetoacetate isomerase, whose amino-acid sequence MKLHNYFRSSASFRVRIALELKGLIYEYIPVQIARGDHKKEPYAALSADHLVPLLEVNGERLSQSMAIIEYLDELHPTPALLPADALGRARVRALAQSIACEIHPLNNLRVLKYLVRDLKVEEEAKNNWYRHWCREGLEAFERQLVQLPASTYCYGNTPTLADCCLVPQIFNAARFNVNFDGLPLTMAAYDACMALSAFQKAQPSACPDSQA is encoded by the coding sequence ATGAAGCTGCACAACTATTTCCGCTCTTCCGCCTCGTTTCGCGTGCGGATTGCGCTTGAACTCAAGGGCCTGATCTACGAATACATTCCGGTTCAGATTGCCAGGGGCGATCACAAGAAAGAGCCTTATGCCGCGCTTTCCGCCGATCACCTGGTGCCGCTGCTGGAGGTCAATGGCGAAAGGCTGTCGCAGTCGATGGCCATCATTGAATACCTTGACGAACTGCATCCCACGCCGGCACTGCTGCCAGCCGATGCATTGGGCCGCGCGAGGGTTCGGGCTCTGGCGCAGTCGATTGCCTGCGAGATTCATCCGCTCAACAACCTGCGCGTGCTCAAGTACCTGGTGCGCGATCTCAAGGTCGAGGAAGAGGCCAAGAACAACTGGTATCGCCACTGGTGCCGGGAGGGGCTGGAAGCTTTCGAACGGCAACTGGTCCAGTTGCCGGCGTCCACCTATTGCTACGGAAACACCCCGACGCTGGCCGACTGCTGCCTGGTGCCGCAAATCTTCAATGCCGCGCGTTTCAATGTGAATTTTGACGGATTGCCGCTGACCATGGCCGCCTACGACGCCTGCATGGCACTATCTGCCTTTCAAAAAGCACAGCCTTCGGCATGCCCCGACAGCCAAGCCTGA
- the phbB gene encoding acetoacetyl-CoA reductase, whose protein sequence is MSNKVAYVTGGMGGIGTAICQRLAKDGFTVIAGCGPTRDFTKWLDEQKALGYTFHASVGNVGDWDSTVAAFDKVKAEHGPVSVLVNNAGITRDGQFRKMSKADWDAVISTNLDSMFNVTKQVIEGMVEAGFGRVINISSVNGQKGQFGQVNYSTAKAGLHGFTMALAQEVASKGVTVNTVSPGYIGTDMVKAIRPEVLEKIVAGVPAKRLGKPEEIASIISWIASDEGGYATGADFSLNGGLHMG, encoded by the coding sequence ATGAGCAACAAAGTAGCGTACGTAACAGGTGGTATGGGTGGCATCGGAACCGCCATTTGCCAGCGGCTGGCCAAGGATGGCTTCACGGTCATCGCCGGTTGTGGTCCCACGCGGGACTTCACCAAATGGCTCGACGAGCAAAAAGCGCTGGGTTATACCTTTCATGCCTCTGTCGGCAATGTGGGTGACTGGGACTCTACCGTGGCTGCGTTCGACAAGGTCAAGGCCGAGCATGGTCCGGTCAGCGTGCTGGTGAATAACGCGGGTATCACGCGTGATGGCCAGTTTCGCAAAATGAGCAAGGCCGACTGGGATGCCGTGATTTCGACCAACCTCGACAGCATGTTCAATGTGACCAAGCAGGTCATTGAAGGCATGGTTGAGGCCGGTTTTGGCCGCGTCATCAACATCTCTTCGGTGAACGGCCAAAAGGGCCAGTTTGGCCAGGTGAACTATTCCACCGCCAAGGCCGGCCTGCATGGTTTCACCATGGCGCTGGCGCAGGAAGTGGCAAGCAAGGGCGTGACGGTGAACACCGTCAGCCCAGGCTACATCGGCACCGACATGGTCAAGGCGATTCGTCCTGAAGTGCTGGAGAAAATTGTCGCCGGCGTGCCTGCCAAGCGCCTGGGCAAACCAGAAGAGATTGCATCCATCATCTCCTGGATCGCTTCTGATGAAGGTGGTTACGCCACCGGCGCCGATTTCTCCCTGAATGGCGGCCTGCACATGGGTTGA
- a CDS encoding phosphate/phosphite/phosphonate ABC transporter substrate-binding protein has product MTLNFLIAPDFSPERFAGWHMLNTLLQRRSGIHLHLLTPASPAEQAALLAEGKVDMVYANPFDAADMIRSQGYVPFARPAERFDEMVIATGSESSLQKLEDIQPGSRIALTDNKDVKLIGLRLLEPADLNESLIEWVPVESFQAVARLTIKGGVQAGFFLAEAYASLTRMTRSQLRVLVESRISDISHVVLAHPRMAGDLPRLSEALLGIGREPADSDVLEALGIPKGFEAMTQEDAEFMIDLMDTLLD; this is encoded by the coding sequence ATGACCCTCAATTTTCTGATCGCCCCTGATTTTTCCCCCGAGCGTTTTGCCGGCTGGCACATGCTCAACACGCTGCTGCAGCGTCGCTCCGGCATTCACCTTCACCTGCTGACCCCGGCGAGTCCGGCCGAACAGGCGGCCCTGCTGGCCGAGGGCAAAGTCGATATGGTGTATGCCAACCCGTTTGATGCTGCCGACATGATCCGCAGCCAGGGTTATGTACCGTTCGCACGGCCAGCCGAGCGGTTTGACGAGATGGTGATTGCCACCGGGTCTGAATCCAGTCTGCAAAAGCTGGAGGACATCCAGCCCGGCAGCCGCATTGCGCTGACGGACAACAAGGACGTCAAGCTGATTGGCTTGCGCCTGCTGGAGCCAGCCGACCTGAACGAGTCGCTGATCGAGTGGGTTCCGGTGGAGAGTTTTCAGGCCGTTGCGCGCCTGACCATCAAGGGCGGGGTGCAGGCCGGTTTTTTCCTGGCCGAAGCCTATGCGTCGCTCACCCGCATGACGCGCAGCCAGCTGCGCGTTCTGGTGGAAAGCAGGATCAGCGACATCTCGCATGTGGTGCTGGCGCACCCGCGCATGGCTGGCGACTTGCCGCGCCTCAGCGAAGCCTTGCTGGGTATCGGGCGCGAGCCTGCTGACAGCGACGTGCTTGAGGCACTCGGTATTCCCAAGGGGTTTGAAGCGATGACCCAGGAAGATGCGGAATTCATGATAGACCTGATGGACACGCTTCTTGACTGA
- the pgeF gene encoding peptidoglycan editing factor PgeF codes for MPRQPSLKLHNALHPDWLVPDWPAPAGVRAVFTTRAGGVSAMPFDSLNLGDHVGDLPASVAANRAVLRRATGTSQAVFMNQVHGARVQLLEPSSADGQPADACVTVHRKLACTIMVADCLPVLLATHDGGVVAAAHAGWRGLAGCGDPRGWGVIESVYESFSALAHTGYAQVAIKTIAWMGPCIGPSAFEVGAEVKLAFESVQPEAARFFVPVGPGKYLANLPGLARLRLEALGITQVYGNDGSPPWCTVGNPSRFFSHRRDAGIAGNGFATTGRMAACIWLDD; via the coding sequence ATGCCCCGACAGCCAAGCCTGAAGTTGCACAACGCACTTCATCCCGACTGGCTGGTTCCGGACTGGCCAGCGCCTGCCGGCGTCAGAGCGGTGTTCACGACCCGTGCTGGCGGTGTGTCGGCCATGCCGTTTGACAGCCTGAACCTGGGCGATCATGTCGGCGACCTGCCCGCATCGGTAGCTGCGAACCGCGCCGTGCTGCGACGCGCCACGGGAACAAGCCAGGCGGTCTTCATGAACCAGGTGCATGGCGCCAGGGTGCAGTTGCTTGAGCCGTCCAGCGCCGACGGCCAGCCTGCCGATGCCTGCGTGACGGTGCATCGCAAGCTGGCCTGTACCATCATGGTGGCGGACTGCCTGCCGGTGCTGCTGGCGACGCACGATGGCGGGGTGGTTGCCGCAGCCCATGCCGGCTGGCGCGGGCTGGCCGGCTGCGGCGACCCGCGCGGGTGGGGCGTTATCGAGTCAGTTTATGAGTCTTTTAGTGCTCTTGCGCACACTGGATATGCGCAGGTAGCTATCAAAACAATAGCGTGGATGGGTCCGTGCATCGGGCCTTCCGCTTTTGAAGTAGGTGCTGAAGTCAAGCTGGCGTTTGAATCGGTGCAGCCTGAAGCGGCACGTTTCTTTGTGCCGGTCGGCCCCGGGAAATACCTGGCCAACTTGCCAGGCCTGGCTCGTCTTCGGCTGGAGGCACTGGGCATCACGCAGGTTTACGGCAACGACGGCAGCCCGCCCTGGTGTACCGTTGGCAATCCCTCAAGGTTCTTTTCCCACCGGCGCGATGCCGGCATCGCGGGCAATGGCTTCGCCACCACCGGGCGCATGGCTGCCTGCATCTGGCTCGATGACTGA
- a CDS encoding ComEA family DNA-binding protein, with the protein MTSLNLFSREFSMFKKLLAFLAAMSLTAAFAAVDINKASEAELDGIKGVGPATSQRIVAERKKSEFKSWDDFIARVKGVGEKNAAKFSAEGMTVAGAPYQAENKTDAKTAKKDEKAIAVKPAASAASAAKN; encoded by the coding sequence ATGACTTCACTCAATTTATTTTCAAGGGAATTTTCCATGTTCAAGAAATTACTGGCGTTTCTCGCTGCCATGTCACTTACCGCAGCTTTTGCTGCAGTTGACATCAACAAGGCCAGCGAAGCTGAACTCGACGGTATCAAGGGTGTCGGTCCGGCCACCAGCCAGCGGATTGTTGCCGAGCGCAAAAAATCCGAGTTCAAAAGTTGGGATGACTTCATCGCTCGCGTTAAGGGTGTCGGCGAAAAAAATGCTGCCAAGTTCTCCGCCGAAGGCATGACCGTGGCCGGTGCGCCATACCAGGCCGAAAACAAAACCGATGCGAAAACAGCTAAAAAAGATGAGAAGGCCATTGCTGTTAAACCAGCAGCCAGTGCGGCCAGTGCGGCGAAAAATTAA
- the rfaD gene encoding ADP-glyceromanno-heptose 6-epimerase — protein sequence MKIVVTGAAGFIGSNLVKGLNARGIDDIIAVDDLTQGDKFRNLADLRIADYMDAGDFYDRFAEGAFGHVEAVFHEGACSDTMEPDGKYMMANNYTLSCNLFRACQNQNTRLLYASSAATYGGSDTFSESPEFEKPLNVYGYSKLLFDQHMRRELGMRFENAQTQVAGFRYFNVYGPREQHKGRMASVAFHQFNQFQADGKVKLFGDYGGYGPGGQMRDFVFIDDVVAVNLWFFDHPEKSGIFNLGTGRAQPFNDVAIAVVNTLRQSQNAAPLSLEDAVRGGMIDYVGFPEALVGKYQSYTQADLGALRAAGCQHVFADVQSGVTAYMQWLSNAKN from the coding sequence ATGAAAATCGTAGTCACCGGTGCTGCCGGCTTCATCGGCAGCAACCTGGTCAAGGGACTCAATGCCCGTGGCATTGACGACATCATTGCCGTCGATGACCTGACCCAAGGCGACAAATTCCGCAACCTGGCCGACTTGAGAATAGCCGACTACATGGATGCGGGCGACTTTTACGACCGGTTTGCCGAGGGTGCTTTCGGGCATGTCGAAGCGGTGTTCCATGAAGGTGCCTGCAGCGACACCATGGAGCCGGACGGAAAATACATGATGGCCAACAACTACACGCTGTCGTGCAACCTGTTTCGTGCCTGCCAGAACCAGAACACCCGCCTGCTCTATGCCTCGTCGGCCGCCACTTACGGTGGCTCGGATACCTTCAGCGAATCCCCCGAATTCGAGAAACCGTTGAATGTTTACGGCTACTCCAAGCTTCTGTTTGACCAGCACATGCGGCGCGAACTCGGCATGCGGTTTGAAAATGCGCAAACGCAAGTTGCCGGATTCCGGTACTTCAATGTTTATGGTCCGCGCGAGCAGCACAAGGGTCGCATGGCCAGCGTGGCCTTTCACCAGTTCAACCAGTTTCAGGCCGATGGCAAGGTCAAGCTGTTTGGCGACTACGGCGGCTACGGTCCGGGCGGACAAATGCGTGACTTTGTCTTTATCGACGACGTGGTGGCAGTGAACCTCTGGTTTTTTGACCACCCTGAAAAATCCGGCATTTTCAACCTGGGAACGGGTCGCGCGCAACCCTTCAATGACGTCGCTATTGCTGTCGTGAACACCTTGCGCCAGAGTCAGAACGCAGCCCCATTGAGTCTTGAAGACGCCGTACGCGGAGGCATGATTGATTACGTCGGTTTTCCCGAAGCGCTGGTTGGCAAGTACCAAAGCTACACCCAGGCAGATTTGGGCGCCCTGCGCGCAGCAGGCTGCCAGCACGTTTTTGCCGACGTGCAATCGGGTGTGACGGCCTATATGCAGTGGCTGAGCAACGCCAAGAACTGA